From one Bacteroides eggerthii genomic stretch:
- a CDS encoding TlpA disulfide reductase family protein, translating to MKNSYFVYFLLIILSACNDKKSGTASLNGEIKGLGNDTIYIYGVDEMYDRMDTLLVENDKFSKTVSLDTLIAARLLFSDGTQYPFFMDEGNKIQIKGSAAELNSLEISGNTPNEEFSAFQKELKGLGTPSEKVLEDKAGKFINEHHSSLVSIYLLDKYFVQKEKPDYAQIKKLTEHMTGELKDRPYIDELLNHIQEEEKAAIGKTAPYFRIPNPKGKQINRSNFKDQYLLIHFWASWDTVSRDSNAVYRRIYKQERKNKKFALLGVSLDMNKDTWQKAIKADTLEWEQVCDFSGWNAEIVKQLAIKTLPANILLNPFGKIEGKDMTEEAIKKKLKEIENTEKEKQQNKSKK from the coding sequence ATGAAGAATAGTTATTTTGTATATTTCCTACTTATTATACTGTCTGCCTGTAATGACAAAAAATCCGGTACAGCCAGCCTAAACGGGGAAATCAAAGGATTGGGCAATGACACCATATATATATATGGAGTGGATGAGATGTATGACCGTATGGATACGCTACTTGTTGAAAACGACAAATTTTCAAAAACAGTCTCTTTAGATACTTTGATAGCTGCCCGGCTACTGTTCAGCGACGGCACTCAATATCCTTTCTTCATGGATGAAGGCAATAAAATACAAATTAAAGGCTCTGCCGCAGAGCTCAACAGTCTGGAGATAAGCGGAAATACTCCCAATGAAGAATTCAGTGCTTTTCAAAAAGAGCTCAAAGGATTAGGAACACCTTCTGAAAAGGTATTAGAGGACAAAGCCGGTAAGTTCATCAATGAACATCATTCCTCCTTAGTCAGCATCTACCTGCTGGATAAATACTTCGTGCAAAAAGAAAAGCCGGATTATGCCCAAATCAAAAAGCTGACCGAGCATATGACAGGAGAGCTGAAAGACCGTCCCTATATTGATGAGTTGCTCAACCATATTCAGGAAGAAGAGAAAGCAGCCATTGGAAAAACAGCTCCCTACTTCCGTATTCCCAACCCTAAGGGCAAACAGATAAACCGTTCGAACTTCAAAGACCAATATTTATTGATACACTTTTGGGCTTCTTGGGATACGGTGAGCCGGGATAGCAATGCCGTCTACCGTAGAATCTACAAACAAGAACGAAAAAACAAGAAGTTTGCTCTTTTAGGAGTTTCTTTGGACATGAATAAAGACACTTGGCAAAAAGCAATCAAAGCAGATACTTTGGAGTGGGAACAAGTATGTGATTTTTCCGGCTGGAACGCAGAAATCGTAAAACAGCTTGCCATAAAAACCTTGCCTGCCAACATTCTGCTTAATCCTTTCGGCAAAATTGAAGGTAAAGACATGACAGAAGAAGCTATCAAAAAGAAACTGAAAGAGATAGAAAATACAGAGAAAGAAAAGCAGCAGAACAAGTCCAAAAAATAA